Proteins from one Podospora pseudoanserina strain CBS 124.78 chromosome 1, whole genome shotgun sequence genomic window:
- the SEC62 gene encoding Translocation protein S62 (BUSCO:EOG09263W7L; COG:U; EggNog:ENOG503NXZB), translating to MQAPPPNGQMPMPTPEQIQEMQRRLAADAQAAGMTVPEFIEHIKRQQYEHMMRMQQQAQQQQQQQGGGGPQQQHQHQHQHQHGPPAQAQPIVPGPPNPLALVLAKFLRSQELKPRTVILNGERKDMFRVKRALRALQSDAYKKLRTKNPALPEITDRASLENAFKLLPMSMLALRVVQIDEHEGHDHAPAKKSSKRVKGLWTVRIEPQQEAGDDMYYVWLWEGSQVMRKVYAALALLIIFTLVCYPLWPVKLRQGVYYLSWAFLVFLGLFFAMAIFRVILFCVTYFVLKPGFWLFPNLWEDVSVVDSFKPVWAWHDPNPKKKKKSKKVKASATAGATFSAATGQAAPATASVNSTATQIASGPTPTQRSYLAPRVEELEDDEE from the exons ATGCaggcccctcctccaaatgGGCAAATGCCCATGCCCACCCCAGAACAGATCCAAGAGATGCAGAGGCGACTTGCTGCCGATGCTCAGGCTGCCGGCATGACAGTTCCAGAGTTCATTG AACACATCAAAAGACAGCAGTATGAGCACATGATGAGAATGCAGCAGcaggcccagcagcagcagcaacagcaaggcggcggtggtcctcagcagcaacatcagcaccagcaccagcatcaacacggccccccagcccaagccCAGCCAATTGTTCCCGGCCCTCCGAATCCGCTCGCCCTTGTGCTGGCCAAGTTCCTTCGCAGCCAGGAGCTTAAGCCACGCACAGTGATTCTCAATGGCGAGCGCAAGGACATGTTCAGA GTCAAACGTGCCCTTCGCGCTCTCCAATCCGATGCCTACAAGAAGCTGCGTACCAAGAACCCTGCTCTTCCAGAGATCACCGATCGTGCCTCCCTCGAGAATGCTTTCAAGCTCCTTCCCATGTCCATGCTTGCTCTCCGCGTCGTCCAGATCGACGAGCACGAGGGCCATGACCACGCCCCTGCCAAGAAGAGCAGCAAACGTGTCAAGGGTCTCTGGACTGTACGCATTGAACCTCAACAAGAAGCAGGCGATGATATGTACTACGTTTGGCTCTGGGAAGGCAGCCAGGTCATGCGCAAGGTCTATGCCGCCCTtgctctcctcatcatcttcactCTCGTCTGCTACCCTCTCTGGCCGGTCAAGCTGCGCCAGGGTGTGTATTACCTCAGTTGGGCTTTCCTGGTCTTCCTGGGTTTGTTCTTCGCCATGGCTATCTTCCGTGTTATTCTCTTCTGTGTCACCTACTTCGTTTTGAAACCCGGCTTCTGGCTGTTCCCTAATTTGTGGGAGGATGTTTCTGTGGTGGACAGTTTCAAGCCTGTCTGGGCCTGGCATGAT CCCAACcctaagaagaagaagaagagcaagaaggtcaaggccTCAGCCACTGCTGGAGCAACTTTCTCAGCTGCTACTGGCCAAGCTGCCCCTGCTACTGCTTCTGTCAACTCCACAGCTACTCAGATCGCCTCTGGCCCGACTCCTACACAACGTAGTTACCTGGCACCGAGagtcgaggagctggaggatgacgaggagtaG
- a CDS encoding hypothetical protein (EggNog:ENOG503NV0H; COG:L): MASARKRRVSDGDEDGQHDNQQRSAPQSLTHPISPPRKKRRLPDTPTEAKYHPPFKSVGSPFQLTKIKDLPAGLNKDTYTLRDVLGDPLISECWEFNYLHDIDFLMSAFDEDVRSLVKVHVVHGFWKREDPNRLALQESAARFNNVTLHAAFLPEMFGTHHSKMFILLRHDDTAQLVIHTANLITRDWTNMTQGAWFSPRLPLLKPEHDEGRPRIGNGAKFKLDFLNYLRAYDTKRPTCKDITTKLMKYDFSSINGSLISSVPGRHTVTQSTSSTNFGWAAMKSALAAVPIHSTIEHKPEVAIQISSIATLGPTDSWLKNTFLHTLGNTPATTFKVVFPTPDEIRKSLDGYMSGGSIHTKTQSPQQVKQLQYLKPLFHHWANDSASGLPINASKVKNSGRKRAAPHIKTYIRSHRPTPESSETDIHIDWALLTSANLSKQAWGEALSAKENTVRISSYEIGVLVWPGLYGENAVMKPAFLEDALPPPEQTRGDGDGKGKEDYDGKDEVVEVALRMPYDLPLQPYGPGEVPWVATASHTEPDWMGKIWQA, from the exons ATGGCATCGGCAAGGAAAAGGCGCGTcagtgatggagatgaagatggccAACACGATAATCAGCAACGGTCGGCTCCTCAGTCACTTACACATCCCATAAGCCCCCCACGCAAGAAACGGCGACTACCAGACACACCCACCGAAGCCAAATACCACCCGCCGTTCAAGTCTGTTGGGTCGCCTTTTCAGTTAACAAAGATCAAAGATCTTCCCGCGGGGTTGAACAAGGATACCTATACGTTGCGGGATGTCCTGGGGGACCCTTTGATATCAGAATGTTGGGAGTTCAACTACCTTCACGATATCGACTTTCTCATGTCAGCctttgatgaggatgttcGAAGTCTCGTAAAAGTCCATGTTGTTCATGGGttctggaagagggaggaccCGAATAGGTTGGCGCTCCAA GAATCTGCCGCTCGCTTCAACAATGTCACCCTCCATGCAGCATTTCTTCCCGAAATGTTCGGTACACATCATTCCAAGATGTTCATCCTTCTCAGACACGACGATACAGCTCAGCTCGTCATACATACAGCCAACCTCATCACAAGAGACTGGACAAACATGACACAAGGAGCCTGGTTCTCTCCTAGACTTCCTCTACTGAAGCCCGAACATGACGAAGGTCGGCCCAGAATAGGCAATGGAGCCAAGTTTAAACTGGACTTTCTAAACTATCTTCGAGCCTATGACACCAAAAGACCAACTTGCAAagatatcaccaccaagctcatGAAGTACGacttctcctccatcaatGGCTCACTAATATCTAGTGTTCCGGGCCGACACACGGTCACTcagtccacctcctccacaaatTTTGGCTGGGCAGCCATGAAGTCGGCTCTCGCCGCTGTCCCCATTCACAGCACCATTGAACACAAACCAGAAGTTGCCATTCAGATCTCCAGTATAGCCACCTTGGGCCCAACTGACTCCTGGTTGAAAAACACCTTCCTTCACACCCTCGGTAACACGCCCGCCACCACTTTCAAAGTCGTCTTCCCCACCCCAGACGAGATCCGAAAATCTCTCGACGGTTACATGTCCGGCGGCTCGATTCACACCAAAACCCAGTCCCCTCAGCAAGTCAAGCAGCTCCAGTATCTGAAACCATTGTTCCACCACTGGGCCAACGACTCCGCGTCTGGTTTGC CCATCAACGCTTCCAAAGTCAAAAACTCCGGCCGCAAGCGCGCGGCCCCCCACATCAAAACTTATATCCGCTCCCACCGCCCAACCCCGGAATCATCCGAGACAGACATACACATCGACTGGGCCCTGCTCACGtcagccaacctctccaaacAAGCCTGGGGCGAGGCCCTCTCCGCAAAAGAGAACACCGTCCGAATCTCTTCCTACGAAATCGGAGTGTTGGTCTGGCCAGGGTTGTATGGCGAGAATGCGGTGATGAAGCCTGCTTTCCTGGAGGAtgcactccctcctccggaACAAACtcgtggtgatggagatggcaagggaaaggaagaTTATGACGGGAAGgatgaggtcgtcgaggTGGCTTTGAGGATGCCGTATGACCTGCCTCTGCAACCATATGGACCGGGCGAGGTTCCTTGGGTGGCAACTGCTAGCCATACCGAGCCGGATTGGATGGGGAAAATTTGGCAGGCTTGA
- a CDS encoding hypothetical protein (COG:O; EggNog:ENOG503NWMI), producing the protein MRLRNLFFFGAAALATASPPSADTEEDITRENTYFNGKKVPPILELTPANYKEELKKSKFLMVKHFSPWCGHCQEFLPTFQTLYEYYFTSKPVGKDADFTEFYDFRFAELNCVAYADLCTENKVAAWPTTILFEDGEPLVTFRGVKHISVLSGAVEDALEKVKPNTRPKTLELPEPGDKTSPDAKAETEKTEKADAREKGSEKELVKETEKEKETGTSTAASADASTEGEATPKKTYTVNYNTPSQKVTPKPSNPNPKGLSVPLTWELFQSMVTLTQEPWFVKFYAPWCHHCQAMAPNWEQLAKEMKGRLNIGEVNCDRDTRLCKELRVRGYPSIMFFKGGEKVEYEGLRGLGDFVQYAEKAIDLSSGVPDVDFDSFKALEEKEEVIFLYFYDHATTSEDFLSLERYPLSLIGKAKLVKTRDPKLYDRYKITTWPRLIVSREGRPTYYTPLAPREMRDTRMVLNWMKSVWLPLVPELTPSNARDIMDGKIVVLGVLNRENEDSFRGAIREMKSAANEWMDKQIQLFQIHRQDLRDAKQLRIEEAEDRGDQRALRNAKNIRINMDRSDMKEATFAWVDGNFWQRWIRTTYGIDAKDGDRVIINDEDKRRYWDQTSTGNPIVPSRTSILETLNKVTVNPPKLKPKLTIGVIEKMFFDIKMTFKEHPYLSMGCILGIAFGLFQWLMGRTTRRARGHFKLEEGVGMKESKSSTLFGGSSNTATKAD; encoded by the exons ATGAGGCTACGCaacctctttttcttcggGGCGGCCGCGCTGGCGaccgcctcaccaccatcagccgacacggaggaggatatcaCACGAGAAAACACATACTTCAATGGCAAGAAGGTTCCACCGATTTTGGAACTCACCCCGGCCAATTACAAGGAGGAATTAAAAAAGTCAAAGTTCCTGATGGTCAAACACTTCAG CCCGTGGTGCGGACACTGCCAGGAATTTTTGCCGACCTTCCAGACGTTGTACGAGTATTACTTCACATCGAAGCCAGTGGGCAAGGATGCCGACTTCACCGAGTTCTATGATTTCAGATTCGCCGAACTCAACTGCGTCGCGTACGCCGATTTATGTACTGAGAACAAGGTTGCCGCATGGCCAACAACAATTTTGtttgaggatggcgagcCTTTGGTCACCTTTAGGGGCGTCAAGCACATTAGTGTTCTCAGTGGTGCTGTCGAAGATGCGCTCGAGAAGGTGAAGCCCAACACCAGGCCCAAAACCCTCGAGCTCCCCGAACCTGGCGACAAGACATCCCCTGATGCCAAGGCCGAAACCGAGAAGACCGAGAAGGCAGATGCCAGGGAAAAGGGGTCTGAAAAAGAGCTGGTCAAGGAAactgagaaggagaaggagaccGGAACCTCCACTGCCGCCAGCGCCGATGCTTCAACGGAAGGGGAAGCGACACCAAAGAAGACCTACACTGTCAACTACAATACCCCTTCGCAGAAGGTCACCCCTAAGCCgtcaaaccccaaccccaagggTCTCTCCGTTCCTCTGACTTGGGAATTGTTCCAGAGCATGGTTACCCTCACCCAGGAGCCTTGGTTTGTCAAGTTTTATGCACCATGGTGTCACCACTGCCAGGCTATGGCCCCGAATTGGGAGCAGTTGGCCAAGGAAATGAAGGGCAGGCTCAACATTGGTGAGGTCAACTGCGACCGCGACACTAGGCTTTGCAAGGAACTCCGCGTCCGTGGTTATCCTTCCATCATGTTCTTCAAGGGCGGTGAGAAGGTCGAGTACGAGGGCCTTCGCGGGCTGGGCGACTTTGTCCAGTATGCTGAAAAGGCCATTGATCTCTCCAGCGGGGTTCCGGATGTTGATTTCGACTCTTTCAAGGCTCtcgaagagaaggaggaggtcattTTCCTCTACTTCTACGATCATGCTACCACCAGCGAAGACTTCCTTTCTTTGGAGCGTTATCCTCTCAGCCTTATTGGCAAAGCCAAGTTGGTCAAGACCCGGGATCCCAAGTTGTATGATCGATACAAGATTACCACTTGGCCACGTCTGATTGTTTCGCGCGAGGGCCGCCCGACTTACTACACTCCTCTCGCGCCTAGGGAAATGAGGGATACCAGAATGGTTCTCAACTGGATGAAGTCCGTCTGGCTCCCCCTTGTTCCCGAGCTTACCCCGTCCAACGCCCGCGACATCATGGACGGCAAGATCGTTGTTCTGGGGGTTCTAAACAGAGAGAATGAGGATTCTTTCCGCGGCGCTATCCGTGAGATGAAGAGTGCGGCCAACGAGTGGATGGATAAGCAGATTCAGCTCTTCCAGATCCATCGCCAGGACCTTCGCGACGCCAAGCAGCTCCGcatcgaggaggccgaggatcGTGGTGACCAGCGGGCTCTGCGCAACGCCAAGAACATTCGCATCAACATGGACAGGTCGGACATGAAAGAGGCTACCTTTGCCTGGGTTGACGGCAACTTCTGGCAGCGGTGGATTCGCACCACTTATGGCATTGATGCCAAGGACGGTGACCGTGTTATCATCAACGATGAAGAT AAACGCCGGTATTGGGACCAAACTAGCACTGGAAACCCCATTGTTCCCTCGCGCACATCCATCCTTGAAACCCTCAACAAGGTCACAGTCAACCCACCAAAGCTCAAGCCGAAGCTTACCATTGGTGTGATTGAGAAGATGTTCTTCGATATCAAGATGACCTTCAAGGAGCATCCCTATCTCAGCATGGGCTGCATCCTTGGCATCGCTTTTGGTCTCTTCCAGTGGCTCATGGGAAGAACCACAAGAAGAGCCCGCGGTCACTTTAAGCTCGAGGAGGGCGTTGGAATGAAGGAATCGAAGTCCTCCACGTTGTTTGGCGGATCAAGCAACACTGCCACCAAAGCGGACTAG
- a CDS encoding hypothetical protein (EggNog:ENOG503P5W5; COG:S): MTSPSQTSVFHPEHHAHLIPYMAAIYASGINIDRTTAIGPFLPPLSLERLLIWWKDRIAEHQAQTRIIILLLPPSENANQKPKGEDLRGIAMVELDQSQAGDFRGVIDLLIVGQKFRRQGGGRSLIQACEYESARKGRSLLTAKTETDSASELAFKSCGYVEVGKIPNFSRTSVDAATKRGVTLFYKEILLQAQQSRTTAGA; this comes from the exons ATGACGTCCCCATCTCAGACATCCGTCTTCCACCCCGAGCACCACGCTCACCTAATTCCTTACATGGCCGCCATCTACGCCTCAGGCATCAACATCGAccgcaccaccgccatcggcCCTTTTTTACCTCCCCTGTCCCTCGAACGCCTCCTGATCTGGTGGAAAGACCGGATAGCAGAGCATCAAGCCCAGacccgcatcatcatcctgctgctgcctccgTCCGAGAATGCAAACCAGAAGCCAAAGGGCGAGGACCTCCGCGGGATAGCCATGGTCGAGCTTGATCAGTCGCAAGCTGGTGATTTCCGAGGTGTCATCGACCTGCTGATTGTTGGCCAAAAGTTCAGGAGgcaaggaggggggaggagtttgatTCAAGCGTGCGAGTATGAGAGcgcgaggaaggggaggtcgCTGTTG ACGGCGAAAACAGAGACAGATTCCGCCTCCGAGCTGGCATTCAAGAGCTGCGGCTACGTCGAGGTGGGCAAAATTCCAAACTTTAGCAGGACCAGCGTTGATGCGGCCACGAAGAGGGGGGTTACCCTCTTCTATAAGGAGATTTTACTCCAGGCCCAGCAAAGCCGGACGACTGCGGGTGCCTAA
- a CDS encoding hypothetical protein (COG:I; EggNog:ENOG503NX5P), giving the protein MVIHSLLRKAKQGLNDILPGEDKHSHTHEGYQCRESECAEFSENRHCSFAPRSRGNAKWYVDGATYFWAISMAIEEARESIYILDWWLSPELYLRRPPAQNEKYRLDRLLKAAAERGVRVYVLVYKEVEAALTREFIHTKNHLQGLHPNIKVFRYPDHHPAKNVVSGLQDLHTSLVSLDLKNFNLAKASQSAVEGLYGTADDVVLFWAHHEKLCLVDGRVAFMGGLDMCFGRYDTNSHPIADAHPGNLDNIIFPGQDFNNARVYDFEEVNKWENNKRKWNQHLPCSWLILTILVDRTKASRMGWADVAISLSGPIVDSLATHFCERWNYIFDKKYSGRTNLKVHRLTAPGVQKHSDYGAHALMDQGEELLGGVQSKITSKLGKFWGGGGEEAGVSQVQAPPHPPVCNANEHGIANIQLARSVSKWSLGVRTEHSIANAYIDAITNAKHFVYIENQFFITATSNKQRPVRNKIGKAIVDRVLRAHINNEDFQIIIMMPAVPAFAGDLKSEGALGTRAIMEFQYNSINRGGSSIIETLRREGVHDPYRYINWYNLRNYDRINRSQIMTRAERESGVSYEAAHRDFEDRYNSSNSGGNNSYYRRYQATATSLTDQSWDTVSPCYMESGLSILGVPWTGIPEDELDSFVSEQLYIHTKVLIADDQLVICGSANLNDRSQLGDHDSEIAVIIEDPTPIRTYMNGRPYTASQFATSLRRFLYRKHLGLVPHQHPDRPDINWTPVSHDAVNHYDWDSPSDRLVADPLSPDFINLWRGTARRNTEIFSRAFHPVPNDKVRTWEDYDNFFSKHFVIPGEPAEQAEEGYKNGKVDYGHVVRENFPGGVGELKMWLSGIRGNLVEMPLNFLIDVPDIAEDGLALNSLTDELYT; this is encoded by the exons ATGGTTATCCACTCCCTCCTTCGCAAGGCCAAGCAGGGGCTCAATGACATTTTGCCCGGAGAGGACAAGCATTCGCACACGCACGAGGGTTACCAATGTCGTGAGAGCGAGTGTGCAGAATTCAGCGAGAACCGCCATTGCTCATTTGCCCCTCGGTCGAGAGGGAATGCGAAGTGGTATGTGGATGGCGCAACCTACTTTTGGGCCATCTCCATGGCTATTGAAG AGGCCCGAGAGTCCATCTACATTCTCGATTGGTGGCTGAG CCCCGAACTGTACCTGCGCCGACCCCCGGCCCAGAATGAGAAATACCGCCTGGACAGACTGCTCAAAGCCGCAGCTGAGCGAGGGGTGAGGGTCTATGTACTCGTCTACAAGGAGGTCGAGGCTGCTTTGACTCGTGAGTTCATC CACACCAAGAATCATCTTCAGGGACTCCATCCCAACATCAAAGTGTTCAGATATCCCGACCATCATCCAGCCAAGAATGTTGTCTCGGGCCTCCAAGACCTCCACACAAGTCTCGTGAGCCTCGATCTCAAGAACTTTAACCTTGCCAAAGCATCACAGAGCGCTGTTGAGGGTCTGTATGGTACCGCCGATGATGTGGTTCTTTTCTGGGCACACCATGAAAAGCTCTGTCTCGTTGACGGCAGGGTGGCTTTCATGGGTGGCTTAGATATGT GCTTTGGTAGATACGACACGAACA GCCATCCCATTGCCGACGCGCACCCAGGTAATCTGGACAACATCATTTTTCCGGGACAAGATTTCAACAACGCGAGAGTGTATGATTTTGAGGAGGTCAACAAATGGGAAAACAACAAGCGTAAGTGGAACCAACACTTGCCATGCAGTTGGTTGATACTGACAATTCTAGTCGACCGGACTAAGGCATCGAGAATGGGGTGGGCCGACGTTGCTATCAGCTTGTCTGGGCCGATTGTGGACAGCTTGGCCACGCATTTCTGTGAACGATG GAACTACATCTTTGACAAGAAATACTCGGGTCGTACTAACTTGAAGGTCCACCGTCTCACGGCCCCTGGAGTTCAAAAACACTCCGATTATGGCGCCCATGCCTTGAtggatcaaggagaagagctCCTGGGCGGCGTTCAGTCCAAGATCACCTCCAAGCTGGGCAAattctggggaggaggtggagaagaggcCGGTGTTTCTCAGGTCCAGGCgccgcctcatcctcctgTCTGCAATGCCAATGAGCACGGCATCGCCAACATCCAGTTGGCGAGAAGTGTCTCGAAGTGGTCGCTTGGTGTGAGAACCGAGCATTCTATCGCCAACGCCTACATTGACGCCATCACGAACGCTAAGCACTTTGTGTACATTGAGAATCAG TTCTTCATCACAGCCACCTCCAACAAGCAGAGACCGGTTCGCAACAAGATCGGCAAAGCCATTGTCGATCGTGTCTTGCGTGCTCACATAAACAATGAAGACTTCCAGATCATTATCATGATGCCTGCGGTTCCTGCCTTTGCTGGCGATCTCAAGTCTGAAGGTGCCCTTGGCACCCGCGCGATTATGGAGTTCCAGTACAACAGCATCAaccgcggcggcagcagtATCATCGAGACACTCAGGAGGGAAGGCGTCCATGACCCTTACAGGTACATCAACTGGTACAATCTCCGCAACTATGACCGCATCAACAGAAGTCAGATCATGACCCGTGCCGAACGCGAGAGCGGGGTCAGCTACGAAGCTGCCCATCGCGATTTTGAGGACCGGTACAACTCTTCAAACTCTGGCGGGAACAATAGCTACTACCGTCGCTACCAAGCGACCGCGACTTCCCTGACCGACCAGAGCTGGGACACCGTCTCGCCCTGCTACATGGAGAGCGGCCTGTCCATCCTCGGCGTTCCATGGACTGGTATCCCCGAGGATGAGCTCGACTCCTTTGTCTCTGAGCAGCTTTACATCCACACCAAGGTCCTCATCGCTGACGACCAGCTGGTCATCTGCGGTTCTGCCAACCTCAACGACCGCTCTCAGCTCGGCGACCACGACTCCGAAATTGCCGTCATCATCGAGGACCCGACGCCGATCAGAACTTATATGAATGGCCGCCCGTACACGGCTTCCCAGTTtgccacctccctccgccgcTTCCTCTACCGCAAGCACCTCGGTCTCGTTCCCCACCAGCATCCCGACCGTCCTGACATCAACTGGACGCCTGTCTCCCACGACGCGGTCAATCATTACGACTGGGACTCCCCTTCGGACCGCCTCGTCGCCGACCCTCTTTCGCCCGACTTCATCAACTTGTGGCGTGGCACCGCCCGCCGCAACACGGAAATCTTCAGCAGGGCCTTCCACCCTGTCCCCAACGACAAGGTCAGGACTTGGGAGGATTACGAcaacttcttctccaagCACTTTGTCATCCCCGGTGAGCCGGCCGAGCaggcagaggaggggtaCAAGAACGGCAAGGTCGACTACGGGCACGTTGTCAGGGAGAACTTTCccggtggtgtgggtgagCTAAAGATGTGGCTCAGCGGCATCAGGGGTAATCTTGTGGAGATGCCGCTCAACTTCTTGATTGACGTCCCTGACATCGCGGAGGATGGGCTGGCGCTGAACAGCTTGACGGATGAGCTTTATACCTGA
- a CDS encoding hypothetical protein (EggNog:ENOG503P62J; COG:I) has product MAQSEAFQKAVVDSKKLTSKPSNEDLLEIYGLYKVATGEKIADATKPGMFDLKGKAKYNAWQDVDNKGLTPEQAQEQYVAKIEEMKTKYGYDANKEPEAVGGN; this is encoded by the exons ATGGCTCAGAGCGAGGCTTTCCAGAAGGCTGTTGTCGACTCCAAGAAGTTGACTTCCAAGCCCTCCAACGAGGATCTCCTCGAGATCTATG GTCTCTACAAGGTCGCCACTGGCGAGAAGATTGCCGATGCCACCAAGCCTGGCATGTTCGACCTCAAA GGCAAGGCCAAGTACAACGCCTGGCAAGACGTTGACAACAAGGGCTTGACCCCCGAGCAGGCTCAGGAGCAGTACGtggccaagattgaggagatGAAGACCAAGTACGGCTATGACGCCAACAAGGAACCCGAGGCTGTTGGCGGTAACTAG
- a CDS encoding hypothetical protein (EggNog:ENOG503P1GC; COG:C) — protein sequence MADNKTVVILGGSLGGLHVAHALLKKHQQYPNLRNTHFYWNIASVRAIIPGQIPDQKMLRELSEALQPYPSNMYELVIGEAISSDFTAKTVKVQLSNSAADAQTREIVYDHLVLATGARYTNDTPWKANSDYQSLIKLLHETASRVEKADHIIVAGAGATGVEVAGELGYEYGKTKTITLLASGQHVLPGEQESLSTATENELKKLNVTVQKGARVKDVARSADDKYTIQLENGQNLECNLYLPTQGMVPNSDYVDTKHLDPKTKTVLVDEFLHVTGVPGNNVWAVGDIVSKPRAGFMITQKQASSVAKNVELSLLQSKEPVPAKGPPVDILACAVGRGRGVGRMGSIRLPSFGVWLAKGRTLGMQLVDQYISGSIA from the exons aTGGCAGACAATAAAACAGTCGTAATTCTGGGTGGTTCCCTCGGTGGACTTCACGTCGCCCATGCACTCCTCAAGAAGCATCAACAATACCCCAACTTACGG AACACTCATTTTTACTGGAACATCGCCTCCGTCCGCGCCATTATCCCTGGTCAAATCCCAGACCAAAAGATGCTCCGCGAACTCTCCGAAGCCCTCCAGCCATACCCCAGCAACATGTACGAGCTCGTCATCGGCGAAGCCATCTCCTCTGATTTCACCGCCAAGACCGTCAAAGTCCAGCTCAGCAACAGCGCTGCCGACGCTCAAACCCGTGAAATCGTCTACGACCACCTCGTTCTCGCCACTGGAGCCCGCTACACAAACGACACCCCCTGGAAGGCCAACTCCGACTATCAATCCCTGATCAAGCTCCTCCACGAAACCGCCTCCAGGGTTGAGAAAGCCGACCACATCATCGTTGCCGGCGCGGGAGCCACAGGTGTGGAAGTAGCCGGCGAGCTGGGGTACGAATACGGCAAGACCAAGACCATCACCCTTTTGGCTTCTGGCCAGCACGTCCTCCCTGGCGAGCAGGAATCTCTCAGTACCGCTACCGAGAAcgagctgaagaagctgaACGTCACTGTGCAGAAGGGGGCTCGTGTAAAGGATGTTGCTCGCTCTGCCGACGACAAGTACACGATCCAGCTGGAGAACGGCCAAAACCTCGAGTGCAACCTCTACCTGCCCACGCAGGGCATGGTGCCCAACTCGGATTACGTCGATACGAAGCACCTCGaccccaaaaccaagacGGTGCTCGTGGATGAGTTCCTTCATGTGACTGGTGTGCCAGGGAATAACGtttgggcggtgggggatATCGTCAGTAAGCCGAGAGCTGGCTTTATGATCACACAGAAGCAGGCCTCGTCTGTGGCCAAGAATGTTGAGTTGAGCCTGCTTCAGAGCAAGGAGCCTGTCCCTGCCAAGGGCCCGCCAGTTGACATTCTCGCCTGCGCGGTTGGCCGGGGGAGAGGCGTGGGCAGGATGGGCTCGATCAGACTGCCTAGCTTTGGCGTTTGGTTGGCGAAGGGGAGAACGTTGGGGATGCAGTTGGTGGACCAGTACATCAGTGGCAGTATTGCTTAG